A single genomic interval of Fusarium verticillioides 7600 chromosome 8, whole genome shotgun sequence harbors:
- a CDS encoding alpha-glucuronidase: MLSPESGIDAWLRYAPLSESLRSLHKPLSSIIALSINPTSPVFIAGEELQRGLERILGQSVQVDSHLHTDTRGSIIVGTLSSLKANEGNPLLQSIPALDEDGFWLDTNVNGSHDVHIVGQNERGALYGAFEYLSLLAQGKLVNNNVQQAYNPGANIRYVNEWDNLDGSIERGYGGKSIFFCDGKVLTDLSRVPPICSVISLNSHQWLHCEQRQLEPQSSQRNKPRWAWSNRRYNATLRSLAGLPTSDPLDPDVIKFWEDITAKLYERVPDMLGYTIKANSEGQPGPLTYGRTLAQGANMFARALKPHGDGIVMYRAFVYNHHLDESDLKNDRANAAVEYFAHLDGEFEDNVIIQIKFGPIDFQIREPPSTLFSHLRKTPVICEFMVCQEYLGQQSHYVYMAPEWETILGFDMRIDDKPSLVRDIASGKVHGLNKGGYAAVTNIGNDPTWLGHHLSMSNLYAYGRLCWDAAAPAQDILLDWIRLTFNAENQKVIDTIRDIGMESWPTYEAYSGNLGIQTLCDILYTHYGPNPGSQDGNGWGQWTRADSKALGMDRTAATGTGYAAQYPPQVAAQFERIETTPDDLLLWFHHVPYTHKLKSGKTVIQHIYDAHYEGSANAQTFVTRWASLKGLIDDARFEHVAFKLAYQAGHSIVWRDSVNNFYLAKCGIPDAKDRVGNYPWRIEAENMQLSGYIIVDVTPTEAASRGRAIVASSMEKAVATTKLTFPSRRHDIAVNYFDHTGGHARYELLLDGKIVGEWTSDLDTRLGHDFSEYLDGHSATRVYFRGVDTREGAELTVIGYPDGKDMASLDYISVLPEGVVD, translated from the exons ATGCTTTCCCCAGAGAGCGGAATCGACGCTTGGCTCCGCTATGCCCCTCTATCCGAGAGCTTGCGGAGCCTTCATAAGCCACTCTCCAGCATCATTGCCCTAAGCATCAACCCTACAAGTCCCGTTTTTATCGCCGGAGAGGAGCTTCAACGTGGCCTCGAACGTATCCTCGGACAAAGTGTACAGGTTGACTCTCACCTTCACACTGACACGAGGGGTTCAATTATAGTCGGCACTCTGTCATCTTTGAAGGCGAATGAGGGCAACCCTCTCCTTCAGTCGATCCCTGcccttgatgaagacggaTTTTGGCTCGACACAAATGTCAACGGGAGCCATGACGTTCACATTGTCGGCCAAAATGAGCGAGGAGCTCTTTATGGGGCATTCGAATACCTGTCTCTTCTTGCACAGGGTAAATTGGTCAACAACAATGTCCAGCAGGCATACAATCCCGGAGCAAATATCAGATATGTCAACGAATGGGACAACCTTGACGGCAGCATAGAAAGAGGTTACGGCGGCaagtccatcttcttctgcgacGGCAAGGTTTTGACGGACTTGTCTCGCGTCCCGCCAATATGCTCGGTTATTAGCCTCAATTCGCATCAATGGCTGCATTGTGAACAACGTCAACTCGAGCcacaatcttctcaacgaaACAAACCTCGATGGGCTTGGTCGAATCGCCGATATAATGCGACCCTACGGA GCCTCGCTGGTTTGCCAACATCAGATCCTCTCGATCCCGATGTCATCAAGTTCTGGGAGGATATCACGGCCAAGTTATACGAGCGTGTCCCAGATATGCTTGGATacaccatcaaggccaactcGGAAGGCCAACCGGGTCCTCTGACATATGGGCGAACACTTGCGCAAGGAGCAAATATGTTTGCTCGTGCCTTGAAACCTCACGGTGACGGTATCGTCATGTATCGTGCTTTTGTCTACAACCATCACCTGGACGAATCTGATCTCAAAAATGACCGAGCCAATGCAGCAGTTGAGTACTTCGCTCACCTTGATGGGGAGTTCGAAGATAACGTgatcatccagatcaagtTCGGGCCAATAGACTTCCAGATTCGTGAGCCCCCTTCGACTCTGTTCTCCCATCTTAGGAAGACGCCCGTCATCTGTGAGTTCATGGTGTGTCAAGAGTATCTGGGCCAACAGTCACACTACGTGTACATGGCTCCAGAATGGGAGACTATTCTCGGCTTTGATATGCGAATTGATGACAAGCCTTCTCTTGTCAGAGATATTGCCTCTGGCAAGGTCCACGGTCTGAACAAGGGCGGTTATGCTGCAGTGACCAACATCGGGAATGACCCTACATGGCTGGGACACCATCTATCTATGTCAAACCTCTATGCCTACGGTCGATTGTGTTGGGATGCAGCCGCTCCAGCGCAGGATATCCTGCTCGATTGGATTCGCCTGACATTCAACGCAGAGAACCAAAAGGTGATAGACACCATCCGCGACATCGGAATGGAGTCCTGGCCTACATATGAAGCCTACAGCGGCAATCTCGGGATCCAAACTCTGTGTGACATCCTCTACACACATTACGGCCCCAACCCGGGTTCACAAGACGGAAACGGCTGGGGCCAATGGACTCGCGCCGATAGCAAGGCCCTTGGCATGGACCGTACCGCTGCCACTGGCACGGGCTATGCAGCTCAATATCCACCCCAGGTTGCTGCTCAGTTTGAGAGGATCGAAACAACGCCGGATGACCTTCTTTTATGGTTTCATCACGTTCCTTATACGCACAAGCTCAAGTCTGGTAAAACTGTAATACAACACATATACGATGCCCACTACGAAGGATCAGCAAACGCACAGACGTTTGTAACAAGGTGGGCTTCTCTAAAGGGCCTCATTGACGACGCTCGCTTTGAGCACGTCGCCTTCAAGCTTGCGTATCAAGCAGGCCATTCAATCGTTTGGCGTGACTCGGTGAACAACTTCTATCTTGCCAAGTGTGGCATCCCAGATGCCAAGGACCGTGTCGGGAACTATCCCTGGCGTATAGAGGCCGAAAACATGCAGTTGAGTGGCTATATCATTGTTGACGTGACGCCCACTGAAGCGGCGTCCCGTGGCCGTGCCATCGTAGCATCATCGATGGAAAAGGCCGTTGCAACCACCAAACTAACATTCCCCTCGAGGAGGCATGACATCGCTGTCAACTATTTTGATCACACCGGTGGGCATGCACGGTACGAGCTTCTCCTGGATGGAAAGATTGTCGGAGAGTGGACTAGTGACCTCGATACGCGGCTCGGCCATGACTTCTCAGAGTATCTAGACGGACACTCGGCCACGAGAGTTTACTTCCGTGGTGTCGATACCAGGGAGGGTGCCGAGCTGACTGTGATTGGTTACCCAGATGGAAAGGACATGGCATCACTGGATTATATCTCAGTTTTGCCGGAAGGCGTGGTGGATTAA